From Gimesia panareensis, the proteins below share one genomic window:
- a CDS encoding WD40 repeat domain-containing protein, protein MSFRVLLTVCTLTLLFVECAQAELRQVAELKNQAFDGSNGHQLACSPDGKLIAVGSYGIGIWNAQTGTRLQQLKGHPKTLTEGGVTGLVFTEDSRTLISCGHDGAIRFWEASTGKLSRELTTDVIWLRKGNDFPCGPMPLHALAYSARHQIVTAVGHDWSIRLWNSRTGEYLGTVGKPRGEQVDVKQLSFKIPDDFDLSRYEFVRMPVFYQDRHPNLCFAPDGRTLAATDSDQTCFWDAVNRKQQLEIPGGGAGQFSPDGRWYVTGNYDGMTVWNPRTGKKIREISNATKVYSPLQFSPDGWLLVTGSADSSGLRIWDFTTGTLKKTIPCGSPALDAIRFTPDGKRIAATVRLSQVHLFDLASGQKLFGNAHTATVDHLTFAANGRYLISGGADSAVKAWDTQTWKLRSSFTRPELYVSALYSFPDADQVFVGDRRGNSRLLQLPSLEPELTLQHGNNDSYQKDSSYKTVSGYAFSDQRLFVGMDVDQAGWIETWDWKTRTRISTQKQHATYHLRMAASRDQSIVATTDYGGNVVIWENSPQQRIGQFQIDGKHTSAVAVRPDGKQIATCGRSGPDLNLQIWETHSQKEITRLRPGGSGITAMAWSPDGSTLAIASMGSPGLYLYRSGQLSSLDGTRGCHSLAFSPDGQWIATGLEDGSIEVWEFAE, encoded by the coding sequence ATGTCTTTTCGTGTTCTATTGACTGTCTGCACATTGACTCTCCTGTTCGTAGAATGCGCGCAGGCGGAACTGCGGCAGGTGGCTGAACTGAAGAACCAGGCATTTGACGGATCGAACGGTCACCAACTGGCCTGTTCTCCCGATGGAAAGCTGATCGCGGTGGGCAGTTATGGCATTGGGATCTGGAATGCACAGACCGGAACAAGGCTGCAGCAGCTGAAAGGGCACCCCAAAACCCTGACTGAAGGTGGGGTTACCGGTCTGGTCTTTACTGAAGATTCCCGAACACTGATTTCGTGTGGCCACGATGGAGCGATTCGCTTCTGGGAGGCTTCGACTGGAAAGCTGTCGCGTGAACTGACAACTGATGTGATCTGGCTTCGCAAAGGTAACGATTTTCCCTGCGGACCCATGCCGTTACACGCACTGGCTTACAGTGCCCGACATCAGATCGTAACTGCGGTGGGACATGACTGGAGTATTCGACTCTGGAACAGCCGGACGGGGGAGTACCTGGGGACAGTCGGTAAACCGCGGGGAGAACAAGTCGACGTTAAGCAACTGAGTTTCAAGATTCCTGACGACTTCGATTTGTCCAGGTATGAATTCGTGCGGATGCCGGTCTTTTACCAGGATCGTCATCCGAATCTCTGTTTTGCACCAGATGGCAGGACCTTAGCAGCCACCGATTCTGATCAAACCTGTTTCTGGGACGCTGTGAACAGAAAACAACAGCTCGAAATCCCCGGTGGCGGCGCAGGTCAGTTCAGCCCGGATGGTAGGTGGTATGTGACAGGAAATTATGACGGAATGACCGTCTGGAATCCGCGGACAGGAAAAAAGATCCGGGAAATCTCCAATGCCACGAAAGTCTACAGTCCGCTGCAGTTTTCGCCGGACGGCTGGCTGCTGGTGACGGGCTCTGCAGACTCCAGCGGTTTACGGATCTGGGATTTTACAACTGGTACGTTGAAAAAGACGATTCCCTGCGGTAGCCCTGCGCTGGATGCGATTCGTTTCACGCCGGATGGAAAACGGATTGCGGCGACGGTGAGACTCAGCCAGGTTCATCTATTCGATCTCGCCAGCGGGCAGAAGCTGTTTGGAAACGCCCACACCGCAACAGTCGATCATTTGACCTTCGCAGCCAACGGGCGTTATTTGATTTCAGGTGGAGCAGATTCTGCCGTCAAAGCCTGGGACACCCAGACCTGGAAACTACGGTCGTCCTTCACCCGACCTGAATTATACGTCTCGGCTCTGTATAGTTTCCCTGATGCAGACCAGGTGTTTGTCGGAGACAGGCGGGGAAATTCACGGCTGCTTCAGCTCCCCTCGCTGGAGCCGGAACTGACACTCCAGCATGGAAATAATGATTCCTACCAAAAGGACAGTTCCTACAAAACAGTCTCAGGATACGCATTTTCCGATCAGCGGCTGTTCGTTGGAATGGACGTTGATCAAGCGGGCTGGATTGAGACCTGGGACTGGAAGACCAGGACGCGGATCTCGACACAAAAACAACATGCGACCTATCATCTGCGCATGGCTGCCTCGCGCGATCAGTCGATCGTTGCCACGACCGATTACGGCGGCAACGTTGTCATCTGGGAAAACTCACCGCAACAGCGGATAGGTCAGTTTCAGATCGATGGAAAGCACACGTCTGCTGTGGCAGTCCGGCCAGACGGCAAACAGATTGCCACATGCGGCCGGTCAGGACCTGACCTCAATCTGCAAATCTGGGAGACGCATTCGCAAAAAGAAATCACTCGCCTGAGGCCGGGAGGGAGCGGAATTACCGCGATGGCGTGGTCGCCAGACGGTTCCACACTGGCGATTGCCAGCATGGGTTCTCCCGGGCTGTATCTGTATCGGTCTGGGCAACTCTCGTCCTTGGACGGAACGCGGGGATGCCATTCACTTGCCTTTTCTCCTGACGGACAGTGGATTGCGACAGGGCTTGAAGATGGGAGCATCGAAGTCTGGGAATTCGCGGAATAA
- a CDS encoding N(4)-(beta-N-acetylglucosaminyl)-L-asparaginase: MTDRRHFIKTAAGLGASLSLFSNLKVRAKEGPAPRRPLILCSRGEEWAEKVLRPGWNVLEKGGNILDAVEQSARVTELDPEDQSVGYGGLPNEEGVVQLDACFMDGKTHNCGSVAALERIKTPSSVARLVMERTDHIHLVGEGALKFARAHGFPEENLLTDKSRKIWLRWKENLSDKDDWFPPKDGNYDLDKRPTGTINILAIDSQGDLAGCTTTSGLFGKLPGRIGDSPIIGAGLYVDNEVGAAGATGRGEEILRTCGSFFVVEQMRAGKSPREACEALCHRIVKINGGPEKVNFTDKIVAINKNGEAGCFAIQGRKDKPPKAAVITAAGVQIIEGGYLIEVG, encoded by the coding sequence ATGACAGACCGCAGACATTTCATCAAGACGGCAGCGGGGCTGGGTGCTTCGCTTTCCCTGTTCAGTAACCTCAAGGTGCGCGCGAAGGAGGGACCCGCTCCCCGTCGACCTTTGATCCTGTGCAGCCGGGGAGAGGAGTGGGCCGAAAAGGTGCTCCGGCCCGGCTGGAACGTGTTGGAGAAGGGGGGCAACATCCTCGACGCCGTGGAGCAGTCCGCGCGGGTGACGGAGCTGGATCCCGAAGATCAGTCCGTGGGCTACGGTGGACTGCCGAATGAAGAGGGGGTGGTGCAGCTCGATGCCTGCTTCATGGACGGCAAAACGCATAACTGCGGCTCCGTGGCGGCGCTGGAACGAATCAAGACGCCGTCCTCGGTGGCCCGGCTGGTGATGGAGCGGACCGATCATATTCACCTGGTCGGGGAAGGCGCCCTCAAGTTTGCCCGGGCACACGGATTTCCGGAAGAGAATCTGCTGACGGACAAATCGCGAAAGATCTGGCTCCGCTGGAAGGAGAACCTGAGCGACAAAGACGACTGGTTCCCCCCGAAAGACGGCAATTACGATCTGGATAAGCGGCCGACGGGGACGATCAACATTCTGGCGATTGACAGCCAGGGAGATCTGGCGGGCTGCACGACGACCTCGGGGCTGTTTGGCAAACTGCCGGGCCGGATTGGGGATTCACCGATCATCGGCGCGGGGCTGTATGTGGACAACGAAGTCGGTGCCGCGGGAGCGACAGGGCGGGGTGAAGAGATCCTGCGAACCTGCGGCAGCTTTTTCGTCGTGGAACAGATGCGGGCGGGCAAGAGCCCTCGCGAGGCGTGCGAAGCACTGTGCCATCGAATCGTGAAGATCAACGGCGGCCCGGAGAAGGTGAATTTCACCGACAAGATCGTGGCGATCAACAAGAATGGCGAAGCGGGCTGCTTTGCGATTCAGGGGCGGAAAGACAAGCCACCCAAAGCCGCCGTGATTACCGCAGCCGGCGTGCAGATTATTGAGGGTGGTTATCTGATTGAGGTGGGGTAG